From the Huiozyma naganishii CBS 8797 chromosome 2, complete genome genome, one window contains:
- the KNAG0B05670 gene encoding uncharacterized protein: MHKYIRYSDLDTDSDSVIAYCIEESAAKTVSRGPTCAEWCHRVQNTVLPLLEALLTTASDSSRAVDDLVMQYTWYDQLPFAIAAVTQCQNARCTAAVGELTYWHCQLLARGYNNRANSARRSVCEMLPFLDSVLLLSEYTNAVTESLHLLLPGRSQATTQTPTAKRTLLRWLTARQQQYDEAAAAEAAAASAEEPLQSVSQSRCSSRSGNSPPYGSVAVAQMFVSALAAAVLEPGGGDSGGRRVLPDAGK, from the coding sequence ATGCACAAATATATCCGGTATTCCGACCTGGACACGGATTCCGATAGTGTAATTGCGTACTGCATTGAGGAAAGTGCGGCCAAGACGGTATCCCGAGGACCCACCTGTGCAGAGTGGTGTCACCGAGTGCAAAATACCGTGTTGCCTCTTTTAGAAGCGTTGCTTACCACAGCAAGCGACTCGAGCAGAGCCGTTGACGATCTTGTGATGCAGTACACCTGGTACGACCAGTTGCCCTTTGCGATAGCCGCCGTGACGCAGTGCCAGAACGCACGGTGCACCGCTGCCGTCGGGGAGCTCACGTACTGGCACTGTCAGTTGCTCGCACGCGGATACAACAACAGAGCGAACAGTGCACGACGCAGCGTCTGTGAGATGTTGCCCTTCCTGGACAGCGTGCTGCTGCTCAGCGAGTACACGAACGCAGTGACGGAGTCCCTCCACCTGCTGCTTCCCGGACGCAGCCAGGCAACGACACAGACACCGACTGCCAAGCGGACTCTACTGCGGTGGCTCACTGCacggcagcagcagtacgacgaggcagcagcagcggaaGCCGCGGCGGCATCCGCTGAGGAGCCATTGCAGTCGGTGTCGCAGTCGCGGTGCAGTTCCCGCAGCGGTAACAGCCCGCCGTACGGGAGCGTCGCCGTGGCGCAGATGTTTGTCAGCGCGTTGGCGGCGGCGGTTCTGGAACCCGGCGGCGGCGACAGCGGCGGGCGGCGCGTTTTACCCGATGCGGGAAAGTGA
- the VRP1 gene encoding Vrp1p (similar to Saccharomyces cerevisiae VRP1 (YLR337C); ancestral locus Anc_4.168), translating into MAGPPPPPPPPPPAAGPMGGPAAKPAPSVMMNRDALLGDIRKGRSLKKAETNDRSAPQLGAGGSTSSSAPPLSSSSSATATSAPPVPTMVGGAPQLGDILAGGIPKLKHVGKTGSSPQKVGGDQTQTPHPAIPAGRPKMPTGRPSNKSHHKKTSSTSTISAPQIPGGAPPIPTGAPPIPTGAPPIPASAPPLPTNTTRAPPAGLPFLQEINARGAKSKQNQEPLATSAPPIPQMSAPPVPGTAAPPPPPPAPAAPSIPSVSAPAPPTQRLLSQLHRLLLLHLYRHLLSLRFIGTSSSSTGTLSSCRIGTPPPPPAPLMGVPSAPPVASSKSSSSNAQQTSPPVSGGPLPFLAEIQRKRDDRFVVSNDSSYTTAKEQDASTTPSQPQEHSAPARPPSSGMSFMGEIESKMKLRHASGAPTPPSAPLPPSAPAPPAPGLPTTSSPSTPASLAPPIPSTAAPSVPAVPTMAPPIPASAPPSATEQPKSSASATSSSFLSEIQSAVSHHHPYDSIADRSTPPSAPAPPSMAPPTPSAPAPPAPSAPAPPSAPPAPSAPAPPSAPAPPPMSSMGVPPPPPPAPAQTSAADTSSRASPPTTHGSHDETKGNNLKQRLFASATPTTTKIKPDAYTLNGSSLTANGSSGSSHGNAGSGGKKIMIDDSRYNWEINASQIPAPRKFQGFKKLYPSGGGSTVPLDLSLYQ; encoded by the coding sequence ATGGCAGGACCTCCACCTCCTccgccaccaccaccgccagCAGCGGGGCCCATGGGCGGGCCAGCGGCAAAACCGGCCCCCTCGGTAATGATGAATAGGGATGCGTTGCTCGGTGATATAAGGAAGGGTAgatcgttgaagaaggcaGAGACGAACGATAGAAGTGCACCGCAATTGGGTGCGGGAGGCAGTACTTCATCCAGTGCGCCTCCCTtgtcatcttcttcttctgcaacagcaacttCAGCACCACCGGTGCCCACGATGGTGGGAGGGGCACCACAGTTGGGTGACATTCTAGCTGGTGGGATCCCCAAGTTGAAACATGTAGGGAAGACTGGCTCTTCACCACAGAAAGTGGGGGGCGATCAAACTCAGACACCACACCCGGCTATCCCTGCGGGAAGACCGAAAATGCCCACCGGGAGACCTTCTAATAAGTCCCACCATAAGAAAACCTCGTCAACTAGTACGATCTCAGCACCACAGATCCCAGGCGGTGCTCCGCCAATTCCTACTGGGGCTCCACCGATTCCTACTGGGGCTCCACCAATCCCGGCAAGCGCCCCACCTCTACCTACAAATACAACACGGGCACCACCGGCTGGACTCCCATTCTTACAAGAGATAAATGCAAGAGGTGCCaaatcaaaacaaaatcaagagCCACTTGCCACCTCGGCACCTCCAATTCCACAGATGTCTGCTCCTCCAGTACCTGGTACTGCAGCACCTCCTCCACCACCCCCAGCGCCTGCGGCGCCTTCTATACCTAGTGTCTcggcaccggcaccaccCACTCAGCGCCTTCTTTCCCAGCTTCATCGgctcctcctcctccacctTTACCGGCACCTTCTTTCCCTACGCTTCATCGgcacctcctcctcctccaccgGCACCCTCTCTTCCTGCCGCATCGGCACCCCTCCACCTCCACCGGCTCCACTTATGGGAGTACCAAGTGCACCACCCGTTGcctcttcaaaatcttcatcCTCTAATGCTCAACAGACAAGTCCGCCGGTAAGTGGTGGGCCACTACCTTTCCTAGCGGAAATCCAAAGGAAGAGAGACGACAGATTCGTAGTGAGCAATGATTCCAGCTATACTACTGCGAAGGAACAGGACGCTTCAACCACACCGTCACAACCGCAGGAACACTCGGCGCCAGCACGCCCACCTTCAAGTGGTATGTCGTTCATGGGCGAGATCGAATCGAAAATGAAATTGCGCCATGCCTCGGGGgcaccaacaccacctTCAGCACCTCTGCCTCCATcggcaccggcaccaccgGCACCAGGGCTGCCTACCACTTCCAGCCCATCGACACCAGCCTCACTGGCTCCACCAATACCCAGCACAGCAGCTCCAAGCGTACCCGCCGTTCCAACAATGGCCCCTCCCATACCCGCATCTGCACCTCCATCTGCAACGGAACAACCCAAATCTAGCGCATCAGCAACATCCTCATCGTTCTTGAGTGAAATACAGTCCGCTGTAAGTCACCACCATCCATATGATTCTATTGCAGACCGCTCGACACCTCCAAGtgcaccagcaccaccCTCCATGGCACCTCCCACTCCAAGTGCGCCGGCACCACCAGCTCCAAGTGCACCAGCGCCTCCTTCAGCACCACCAGCTCCAAGTGCGCCGGCACCTCCTTCAGCACCAGCTCCTCCGCCAATGTCATCTATGGGtgtaccaccaccaccaccgcctGCCCCCGCTCAAACTTCTGCTGCTGACACATCGTCACGGGCATCTCCTCCAACCACACATGGCTCCCACGACGAGACTAAAGGTAACAACTTGAAGCAAAGACTTTTCGCTTCTGCCACGCCAACGACAACAAAGATCAAGCCAGATGCGTATACATTGAATGGCTCATCGCTGACAGCAAATGGGAGCAGCGGATCATCTCATGGTAACGCTGGCTCCGGTGGGAAAAAGATCATGATTGATGACTCAAGGTACAATTGGGAGATTAACGCATCACAGATACCAGCACCCCGGAAGTTTCAAGGATTCAAGAAATTGTACCCGAGTGGTGGAGGAAGCACGGTTCCATTGGATCTGTCTCTTTATCAATAA
- the SGD1 gene encoding Sgd1p (similar to Saccharomyces cerevisiae SGD1 (YLR336C); ancestral locus Anc_4.165), whose amino-acid sequence MLSIERDVQVAHPQTSMSKKHGINIPGAILDELKNKNYSDDARFQQKRTAKKQLSRKESRKRQRAEKKQKKNGKTNSAHSPKVIVQSEKVPKRKPNTDKIYRSAEKDGDGNGKLPFSSDDELSSGDFDEFDDGDLDEEEWGQLRELEEEHSEVDGDEQDEDSESEEEVEEESGEEPETAEDVFAALKAKKSAKKSESKQNLKSDKRKEEYYPLPPSERSAFERDEMDMQYYAKKLNLKSKNKRIHAKDEYDAIGGLLEGLDYFENVGNDDEEYGDFSIDEDKKKSKGNKGNGFPSDDEISFGDFDEFNKDDLNEEEWEQLRELEDDEDDEDKDGSDVSDVGTRVRENPYVAPQTEETSATYVPPNLRRKQLADDGKDSAIKAEIRKKVKSALNKLSDSNLANIILSLNVLYDEYPRQYVTDTINFQILEIVAQKNKLLDGFIMNYAAVSSALFRLRGLEVGASFIQRFVEKFLADYAKQQNVLNNLPEGEALNVPKECSNVITLLSYCYNFGYISSNLIYDLIREFVTTPNEATTELLLRIVSVSGQLIRGDDPSALKEILSQLLANVRDIKEQSPRLQFLLNNLSDLKNNRLKASVIATDYHPTKRIISGLYKDAASVEPLQVSLNDIRNVETKGKWWLVGASWRGNMDSALESRDDGNTLAVKKPTTKLRIEDDLLDDIPDWSQIAKEQRMNTDIRRAIFISIMSAQDFEDAFSKLEKLNLKNKQISEIPRVLLHCLLTDSEQNGYNPFYSLVAARICEEHRQLLKAFQFLFWDIVKKFENDRDSDDEDDFDTFQFKTEEKRLRDIAAQGRFFGYLITKGILKLDGFKHVPIMGGLNDDGVLFIEVLLYQMLLTMGKNCEQKVRKGGNGKKEFVFKSSPLKSVLIDSIKLENRVTILKGIKWFIKKKLNPTNYLVGEKGEKQYERDKRRVSWAIEKFIDTINEELDGMDHL is encoded by the coding sequence aTGCTAAGTATTGAAAGAGATGTTCAGGTAGCCCATCCGCAGACATCTATGTCAAAAAAACACGGTATTAACATTCCGGGTGCTATTCTGGATGAACTTAAGAACAAGAATTATTCTGATGACGCACGGTTtcagcaaaaaagaacagcGAAGAAGCAGCTGAGtagaaaagaaagcagGAAAAGACAGAGAGcggaaaagaagcaaaagaagaatggGAAGACCAATTCGGCGCATTCTCCAAAGGTTATAGTGCAATCTGAAAAGGTACCGAAAAGAAAACCTAACACTGACAAAATTTATCGTTCTGCCGAGAAAGATGGCGATGGTAATGGCAAATTGCCGTTCTCTTCTGACGATGAGTTGTCTTCTGGCGACTTTGATGAATTCGATGATGGTGATttggatgaggaagaaTGGGGACAACTaagagaacttgaagaagagcatTCTGAAGTTGATGGAGATGAACAGGACGAAGATAGCGAAAGTGAGGAAGAGGTAGAGGAGGAGAGCGGTGAAGAACCCGAAACAGCAGAAGATGTATTTGCAGCATTGAAAGCAAAGAAGTCTGCTAAAAAGAGTGAATCCaaacaaaatttgaaatctGACAAAAGAAAGGAGGAGTATTATCCTTTACCGCCCTCAGAGAGATCAGCATTCGAAAGAGATGAGATGGATATGCAATATTAtgccaaaaaattgaacttgaaaagtAAAAATAAGAGAATTCACGCGAAAGATGAATATGACGCCATCGGTGGCCTGCTCGAGGGTTTAGACTATTTTGAAAACGTTGGtaatgacgatgaagaatATGGtgatttttcaattgatgaagacaaaaagaaatccAAGGGGAATAAAGGTAATGGATTTCCTTCTGATGATGAGATATCTTTCGGGgattttgatgaattcAACAAAGACGACTTGAATGAGGAAGAATGGGAACAGTTGAGAGAATTagaggacgatgaggacgatgaggacaAGGATGGGTCTGATGTTTCGGATGTAGGTACTAGAGTAAGGGAAAATCCTTACGTTGCACCACAGACTGAAGAGACATCAGCTACTTATGTCCCACCCAATTTGCGGAGAAAGCAGCTAGCTGATGACGGTAAAGACTCCGCAATTAAAGCAGAGATCAGAAAAAAAGTTAAATCCGCGTTGAACAAATTGTCTGATTCCAATTTGGCAAATATAATCTTGTCGTTAAATGTCCTATACGATGAATACCCACGCCAGTACGTGACAGACACTATTAACTTTCAAATCTTAGAAATTGTCGCACAGAAAAACAAGCTACTCGATGGATTTATTATGAACTATGCAGCGGTAAGTTCAGCTTTGTTCAGACTGAGAGGTTTGGAGGTCGGTGCTAGTTTTATTCAACGctttgttgaaaaatttttagCGGATTATGCAAAACAGCAAAACGTTTTGAATAATCTCCCTGAAGGGGAGGCACTTAATGTACCGAAGGAATGCAGTAATGTAATTACGTTGTTAAGTTACTGTTACAATTTTGGGTACATTTCTTCCAATTTGATATACGATCTCATCCGTGAGTTTGTGACTACTCCAAATGAGGCGACAACAGAACTTCTTTTGAGAATTGTTTCAGTGTCTGGGCAACTAATTCGTGGGGACGATCCATctgctttgaaagaaattCTATCTCAGCTGTTGGCGAATGTAAGAGATATAAAAGAACAGAGTCCAAGACTGCAATTTTTGCTAAATAATCTTTCcgatttgaaaaataatagaCTTAAAGCATCAGTCATTGCTACCGACTATCATCCTACAAAAAGAATCATCAGTGGTCTCTATAAAGACGCAGCCAGTGTCGAACCTTTACAGGTTTCACTAAATGATATCAGGAATGTGGAGACTAAGGGTAAATGGTGGTTGGTCGGTGCATCGTGGAGAGGTAATATGGATTCTGCCTTGGAAAGTAGAGATGATGGTAATACTCTTGCAGTGAAGAAACCTACTACTAAACTAAGGATTGAAGATGACCTTCTAGACGATATTCCTGACTGGAGTCAAATTGCGAAAGAACAGCGTATGAATACAGATATTCGTCGTGCAATTTTTATCAGCATTATGTCAGCACAGGATTTTGAGGACGCCTTTTCCAAACTTGAGAAACTGAACCTGAAGAACAAGCAAATTTCAGAGATCCCCAGAGTCCTGTTACACTGTCTGCTGACAGATTCTGAACAAAATGGATACAACCCATTTTACTCCTTGGTCGCAGCCAGAATCTGTGAAGAGCATAGACAACTGCTTAAAGCTTTCCAATTCTTGTTTTGGGACATTGTTAAGAAATTCGAAAACGACAGGGATTctgatgatgaagacgatTTTGATACATTCCAGTTCAAGACCGAAGAAAAACGACTGAGAGATATAGCTGCCCAAGGACGGTTTTTTGGGTATCTGATTACTAAGGGTATATTGAAATTGGATGGTTTCAAGCACGTACCTATTATGGGAGGACTGAATGATGACGGTGTACTGTTCATCGAAGTTCTACTTTATCAAATGCTTTTGACAATGGGCAAAAACTGCGAACAGAAAGTGCGGAAGGGTGgcaatggaaaaaaagagtttgtTTTCAAATCTAGTCCACTTAAAAGTGTTCTGATAGACAGCATCAAATTGGAGAATAGAGTCACAATTTTGAAGGGTATAAAATGGTTcatcaaaaagaaattaaaCCCCACGAATTATCTTGTTGGGGAAAAGGGAGAAAAACAATACGAAAGGGACAAACGGAGGGTCAGCTGGGCGATAGAAAAGTTTATAGATACCATAAATGAAGAATTGGATGGCATGGATCATTTATAA
- the KNAG0B05650 gene encoding uncharacterized protein (similar to Saccharomyces cerevisiae ERV1 (YGR029W); ancestral locus Anc_4.167): protein MSDAPKKTDVGPSGRKIIYNPDGTVCRSCNTLVDFQFVTGKISKKNPPPTADSVPKKPVPARKLIPGSRSYTQIPPPSPEQIGRSSWTMLHAIAAKYPDQPDVVQKQEIGRFVKLFGKFYPVESQRDQISSYLVKDKLNVESKRQFAGWLNSFHNEINRKLGKEQFDFKFWENRWVNGWD from the coding sequence ATGTCGGATGCGCCCAAGAAAACGGATGTTGGCCCATCTGGGAGGaaaattatatataatCCTGATGGGACAGTCTGTCGGTCCTGTAACACACTAGTGGACTTTCAATTTGTCACTGGTAagatatcaaagaagaatcCGCCTCCCACGGCCGACAGCGTCCCGAAGAAACCTGTTCCTGCGAGGAAGTTGATTCCTGGGTCAAGGTCATATACACAAATTCCACCCCCTTCGCCGGAGCAGATAGGTAGGAGCTCGTGGACAATGTTGCACGCCATCGCTGCCAAATACCCAGATCAACCTGACGTCGTTCAAAAACAGGAGATAGGAAGGTTCGTTAAGCTATTTGGTAAGTTTTACCCTGTGGAGAGTCAGCGAGATCAAATATCCAGTTATTTGGTCAAGGATAAACTGAATGTGGAGAGTAAGCGTCAATTTGCTGGATGGCTAAACTCGTTCCACAATGAAATTAATCGGAAGCTGGGAAAAGAGCAGTTCGATTTCAAATTCTGGGAAAACCGGTGGGTTAATGGTTGGGACTGA